A region from the Pseudonocardia petroleophila genome encodes:
- the argJ gene encoding bifunctional glutamate N-acetyltransferase/amino-acid acetyltransferase ArgJ has translation MSLTGPQGFRAAGVVAGLKSSGAPDLALVVNDGPRSAAAGVFTRNKVKAAPVLWSQQVLTSGALRAVVLNSGGANACTGPEGFQTAHATAERAAELLGCGAVEVAICSTGLIGAQLPRDAVLAGVEKAHAGLGADEAAGTAAATAIMTTDTVAKQAGYTSEAGWGIGGTTKGAGMIAPSMATMLSVLTTDADLDAAALDTALRAAVRVSFDRLDVDGSMSTNDTVLLLASGASGVRPDPAEFTEALTLTCRSLARQMQADAEGVTKRITVRVTGAASEDDAVVVARTVARDSLVKTALFGSDANWGRIAAAVGYSDAAVDPDRLDIAVNDVPLCTGGVAAGGRTSVDLSGAEIVVAIALGLGHGEGEILTTDLSHAYVEENSAYPT, from the coding sequence GTGAGTCTCACCGGCCCCCAGGGGTTCCGGGCGGCCGGGGTCGTCGCGGGACTGAAGTCCAGCGGCGCCCCCGACCTGGCCCTCGTCGTCAACGACGGGCCGCGGTCCGCCGCGGCCGGGGTGTTCACCCGCAACAAGGTCAAGGCCGCGCCGGTGCTGTGGTCGCAGCAGGTGCTCACGTCCGGGGCGCTGCGCGCGGTCGTCCTCAACTCCGGTGGGGCCAACGCGTGCACCGGCCCGGAGGGGTTCCAGACCGCGCACGCCACGGCCGAGCGGGCCGCGGAGCTGCTGGGCTGCGGGGCCGTCGAGGTCGCGATCTGCTCCACCGGCCTGATCGGCGCCCAGCTCCCGCGCGACGCCGTGCTCGCCGGGGTGGAGAAGGCGCACGCCGGCCTGGGCGCCGACGAGGCCGCCGGTACCGCCGCGGCCACCGCGATCATGACCACCGACACCGTCGCGAAGCAGGCCGGGTACACCTCGGAGGCGGGCTGGGGGATCGGCGGCACCACCAAGGGCGCCGGGATGATCGCGCCCTCGATGGCCACGATGCTCTCGGTCCTCACCACCGACGCCGACCTCGACGCCGCGGCGCTCGACACCGCGCTGCGCGCCGCGGTCCGGGTCAGCTTCGACCGGCTCGACGTCGACGGCTCGATGTCCACCAACGACACCGTGCTGCTGCTCGCCTCCGGCGCGTCCGGGGTGCGGCCCGACCCGGCGGAGTTCACCGAGGCGCTCACCCTGACCTGCCGGTCACTGGCCCGGCAGATGCAGGCCGACGCCGAGGGCGTCACCAAGCGCATCACCGTCCGGGTCACCGGGGCGGCCTCGGAGGACGACGCCGTCGTCGTGGCCCGCACGGTCGCCCGCGACAGCCTGGTCAAGACCGCGCTGTTCGGGTCCGACGCCAACTGGGGCCGGATCGCCGCGGCCGTCGGCTACTCCGACGCCGCCGTCGACCCCGACCGGCTCGACATCGCCGTGAACGATGTCCCGCTGTGCACCGGCGGCGTCGCGGCGGGCGGGCGCACGTCGGTCGACCTGTCCGGCGCGGAGATCGTCGTCGCGATCGCGCTCGGCCTCGGCCACGGCGAGGGCGAGATCCTCACCACCGACCTGTCCCACGCCTACGTGGAGGAGAACAGTGCGTACCCCACGTAG
- a CDS encoding acetylornithine transaminase — MSLAQRWQAAMMNNYGTPPLALVRGSGAEVWAADGRRYLDLLGGIAVNALGHAHPAVVEAVTRQISTLGHTSNLYLTEPPLALAERLLELLDAGDARVLFCNSGAEANEAAFKMARRTGRPNIVAAENAFHGRTMGALALTGQPPKRAPFEPMTPGVSHVPYGDVAALDAAVDEHTAAVFLEPIMGEAGAVTPPPGYLAAAREITAARGALLVLDEVQTGVGRTGAWFAHQTAGVVPDVITLAKGLGGGLPIGACIGIGAAGGLLEPGQHGTTFGGNPVCCAAALAVLDTIASDGLLEHVNLVGKTITTGVEALGHPLVRGVDGAGLLIGILLGEPVSAAVATAARDAGFLVNNAVPDRIRLAPPLVLTQAQAGEFVAALPAILDGATDA; from the coding sequence ATGAGCCTCGCGCAGCGGTGGCAGGCCGCGATGATGAACAACTACGGCACCCCGCCGCTCGCGCTGGTGCGCGGGTCGGGCGCCGAGGTCTGGGCCGCCGACGGCCGCCGCTACCTCGACCTCCTCGGCGGGATCGCGGTCAACGCGCTCGGCCACGCCCACCCCGCGGTCGTCGAGGCCGTCACCCGGCAGATCTCGACGCTGGGCCACACCTCCAACCTCTACCTCACCGAGCCGCCGCTGGCCCTGGCCGAGCGGCTGCTGGAGCTGCTCGACGCCGGTGACGCCCGGGTGCTGTTCTGCAACTCCGGCGCCGAGGCCAACGAGGCCGCGTTCAAGATGGCCCGGCGCACCGGGCGCCCGAACATCGTCGCCGCGGAGAACGCCTTCCACGGCCGCACGATGGGCGCTCTCGCGCTCACCGGCCAGCCGCCCAAGCGCGCGCCGTTCGAACCGATGACCCCCGGCGTCTCGCACGTGCCCTACGGCGACGTCGCCGCGCTCGACGCCGCGGTCGACGAGCACACCGCCGCGGTCTTCCTCGAACCGATCATGGGGGAGGCCGGCGCGGTCACCCCGCCGCCGGGCTACCTGGCGGCCGCCCGCGAGATCACCGCGGCCCGCGGCGCGCTGCTCGTCCTCGACGAGGTGCAGACCGGCGTCGGGCGCACCGGGGCGTGGTTCGCCCACCAGACGGCGGGCGTGGTGCCCGACGTCATCACGCTGGCCAAGGGGCTCGGCGGCGGCCTGCCGATCGGGGCCTGCATCGGCATCGGTGCCGCGGGCGGGCTGCTGGAGCCGGGCCAGCACGGCACCACCTTCGGCGGCAACCCCGTGTGCTGCGCCGCCGCGCTCGCGGTGCTCGACACCATCGCCTCCGACGGGCTGCTCGAGCACGTGAACCTCGTCGGCAAGACGATCACCACGGGCGTCGAGGCGCTGGGGCACCCGCTGGTCCGCGGCGTCGACGGGGCCGGGCTGCTCATCGGCATCCTGCTCGGCGAGCCCGTCTCCGCCGCGGTGGCCACCGCCGCCCGCGACGCCGGGTTCCTCGTCAACAACGCCGTGCCCGACCGCATCCGCCTCGCGCCGCCGCTGGTGCTCACGCAGGCGCAGGCGGGCGAGTTCGTCGCCGCGCTGCCCGCGATCCTGGACGGGGCGACGGATGCCTAG
- the argB gene encoding acetylglutamate kinase, producing MRTPRSERLERAGEKAGILAEALPWLQRFHGKIVVVKYGGNAMVDEELKQAFARDMVFLRLAGILPVVVHGGGPQISAMLTRLGLPGEFRGGLRVTTPETIDVVRMVLVGQVGRELVGLINQHGPYAVGLSGEDAGLFTAEKRTALVGGEVVDIGLVGDVVEVSPDAVLDIVRAGRIPVVAGIAPDVDGQVYNINADSAAAALAAALDAAKLVVLTDVAGLYADYPDPESVISELTAAELDPMLPGLEAGMAPKMEACLRAVRGGVGQAHVIDGRVPHSVLLEVFTHDGVGTMVIP from the coding sequence GTGCGTACCCCACGTAGCGAGCGGCTGGAGCGGGCCGGGGAGAAGGCGGGCATCCTCGCCGAGGCCCTGCCCTGGCTGCAGCGCTTCCACGGGAAGATCGTCGTCGTCAAGTACGGCGGCAACGCCATGGTCGACGAGGAGCTCAAGCAGGCCTTCGCCCGCGACATGGTGTTCCTGCGCCTCGCCGGGATCCTGCCGGTCGTCGTGCACGGCGGCGGCCCGCAGATCAGCGCGATGCTCACGCGCCTGGGCCTGCCGGGGGAGTTCCGCGGCGGGCTGCGCGTCACCACCCCCGAGACGATCGACGTCGTGCGGATGGTGCTGGTCGGGCAGGTCGGGCGCGAGCTCGTCGGACTGATCAACCAGCACGGGCCGTACGCCGTCGGCCTCTCGGGCGAGGACGCGGGGCTGTTCACCGCGGAGAAGCGCACCGCGCTGGTCGGGGGCGAGGTCGTCGACATCGGGCTGGTGGGCGACGTCGTCGAGGTCAGCCCGGACGCGGTCCTCGACATCGTCCGTGCGGGGCGGATCCCGGTCGTCGCGGGCATCGCGCCCGACGTCGACGGGCAGGTCTACAACATCAACGCCGACAGCGCGGCCGCCGCGCTCGCCGCCGCGCTGGACGCGGCGAAGCTCGTGGTGCTCACCGACGTCGCGGGGCTCTACGCCGACTACCCCGACCCGGAGTCGGTGATCAGCGAGCTCACCGCGGCCGAGCTGGATCCGATGCTCCCCGGCCTGGAGGCGGGCATGGCGCCGAAGATGGAGGCCTGCCTGCGCGCCGTGCGCGGCGGGGTCGGCCAGGCCCACGTGATCGACGGCCGGGTCCCGCACTCGGTCCTGCTGGAAGTCTTCACCCACGACGGAGTCGGAACGATGGTGATCCCATGA
- a CDS encoding aminotransferase class I/II-fold pyridoxal phosphate-dependent enzyme, with translation MTTDVISRAQEAYDALVAQGMKLDLTRGKPSAAQLDLSNAILGLPGDRYRAADGTDTRNYQGLQGLTELREIFSPALQVPVEQLIAFGNSSLELMHDTLVHALLSPLPGAERRWVDEEKVVFLAPVPGYDRHFAVCDRLGIELVAVPMTPEGPDMDVVEQLVAADPSIKGIWCVPKYANPDGVVYSDEVTRRLATMPTAAPDFRIMWDNAYAVHHLTDEALEVADVLALAAEAGHADRPFVFGSTSKITLAGAGVAFLGASPANVKWWLALTGKRTIGPDKVNHLRHALFFGDAAGVAAHMAKHRELIAPKFAALEKVLTENFADTPGVSWSTPRGGYFVTLTVPEGRATRIVQLAKEAGIALTPAGATHPGGDDPQDAIIRLAPTFPPLDEVEKAMAGVAVCVHLALAEAS, from the coding sequence ATGACCACCGACGTCATCAGCCGCGCCCAGGAGGCCTACGACGCCCTCGTGGCGCAGGGCATGAAGCTCGACCTCACGCGCGGCAAGCCCTCCGCGGCCCAGCTGGACCTCTCGAACGCGATCCTCGGCCTCCCCGGCGACCGGTACCGGGCGGCCGACGGCACCGACACCCGCAACTACCAGGGGCTGCAGGGACTCACCGAGCTCCGCGAGATCTTCTCCCCGGCGCTGCAGGTGCCGGTCGAGCAGCTCATCGCGTTCGGCAACTCCAGCCTGGAGCTCATGCACGACACGCTCGTGCACGCGCTGCTGTCCCCGCTGCCCGGGGCCGAGCGGCGCTGGGTCGACGAGGAGAAGGTCGTCTTCCTCGCCCCGGTCCCCGGCTACGACCGGCACTTCGCGGTGTGCGACCGGCTCGGCATCGAGCTCGTCGCCGTCCCGATGACGCCCGAGGGCCCCGACATGGACGTGGTCGAGCAGCTCGTCGCCGCCGACCCGTCGATCAAGGGGATCTGGTGCGTGCCGAAGTACGCCAACCCCGACGGCGTCGTCTACTCCGACGAGGTCACCCGGCGGCTGGCGACGATGCCCACCGCGGCCCCCGACTTCCGGATCATGTGGGACAACGCCTACGCGGTGCACCACCTCACCGACGAGGCGCTCGAGGTCGCCGACGTCCTCGCGCTCGCGGCCGAGGCGGGGCACGCCGACCGCCCGTTCGTGTTCGGCTCCACGTCGAAGATCACCCTCGCCGGGGCGGGCGTCGCGTTCCTGGGGGCGTCGCCGGCCAACGTCAAGTGGTGGCTCGCCCTGACCGGCAAGCGGACCATCGGCCCCGACAAGGTCAACCACCTGCGCCACGCCCTGTTCTTCGGCGACGCCGCGGGGGTCGCTGCGCACATGGCGAAGCACCGCGAGCTGATCGCGCCGAAGTTCGCCGCGCTGGAGAAGGTCCTCACGGAGAACTTCGCCGACACCCCCGGCGTCTCGTGGTCCACGCCCAGGGGCGGGTACTTCGTCACGCTGACCGTCCCCGAGGGCCGGGCCACCCGGATCGTGCAGCTGGCCAAGGAGGCCGGCATCGCGCTCACCCCGGCCGGCGCCACGCACCCCGGCGGCGACGACCCGCAGGACGCGATCATCCGGCTCGCGCCGACGTTCCCGCCGCTCGACGAGGTGGAGAAGGCGATGGCGGGGGTCGCGGTCTGCGTGCACCTGGCCCTGGCCGAGGCCTCCTGA
- the argH gene encoding argininosuccinate lyase, with amino-acid sequence MAGSALWGGRFASGPADALAALSKSTHFDWRLAPYDVRGSVAHARVLHGAGLLTDDELTGMLDALAKLGADVESGAFGPAEGDEDVHSALERGLIERAGPELGGKLRAGRSRNDQVATLFRMWLRDAAVRVGGGVLDVVDALVAQATAHAGAPMPGRTHLQHAQPVLLGHHLAAHAHALLRDVDRLRDWDRRASVSPYGSGALAGSSLGLDPEAVARELGFDSSSANSIDGTASRDFAAEAAFVLAMIAVDLSRIAEEVIVWATAEFSYVTLDDAFSTGSSIMPQKKNPDVAELARGKAGRLIGNLTGLLATLKAMPLAYNRDLQEDKEPLFDSVEQLGLLLPAVAGMVATLTFHTDRLAALAPEGFTLATDVAEWLVRQGVPFRVAHEAAGGCVRAAEGRGVGLADLTDAELAAVHPALTPGVRDVLTVAGSIASRNARGGTAGERVAEQLDDLRAAAAAARDALSLGGSA; translated from the coding sequence ATGGCCGGCTCCGCGCTGTGGGGCGGCCGGTTCGCGTCCGGCCCGGCCGACGCCCTCGCCGCCCTGTCCAAGTCCACCCACTTCGACTGGCGGCTCGCGCCCTACGACGTGCGCGGGTCGGTCGCGCACGCCCGCGTCCTGCACGGGGCGGGCCTGCTCACCGACGATGAGCTCACCGGCATGCTCGACGCGCTGGCCAAGCTCGGTGCCGACGTCGAGTCCGGGGCGTTCGGCCCGGCCGAGGGCGACGAGGACGTGCACTCCGCCCTGGAGCGCGGGCTCATCGAGCGCGCCGGCCCGGAGCTGGGCGGCAAGCTGCGCGCCGGCCGGTCCCGCAACGACCAGGTGGCCACGCTGTTCCGGATGTGGCTGCGCGACGCGGCCGTCCGCGTCGGCGGGGGAGTGCTCGACGTCGTCGACGCGCTCGTGGCGCAGGCCACCGCCCATGCCGGAGCGCCGATGCCCGGCCGCACCCACCTGCAGCATGCCCAGCCGGTGCTGCTCGGCCACCACCTCGCCGCGCACGCCCACGCGCTGCTGCGCGACGTCGACCGCCTCCGCGACTGGGACCGCCGCGCCTCGGTGTCGCCCTATGGCTCGGGTGCACTGGCCGGCTCCTCGCTCGGCCTGGACCCCGAGGCGGTCGCCCGCGAGCTGGGCTTCGACTCCTCGAGTGCCAACTCCATCGACGGCACGGCGTCCCGCGACTTCGCGGCCGAGGCCGCGTTCGTCCTCGCGATGATCGCGGTCGACCTCTCCCGGATCGCGGAGGAGGTGATCGTGTGGGCCACGGCGGAGTTCTCCTACGTCACGCTCGACGACGCCTTCTCCACCGGCAGCTCGATCATGCCGCAGAAGAAGAACCCCGACGTCGCGGAGCTCGCGCGCGGCAAGGCGGGCCGCCTGATCGGCAACCTCACCGGGCTGCTGGCCACGCTCAAGGCCATGCCGCTGGCGTACAACCGCGACCTGCAGGAGGACAAGGAGCCGCTGTTCGACTCCGTGGAGCAGCTCGGCCTGCTGCTGCCCGCCGTCGCCGGCATGGTGGCGACCCTCACGTTCCACACCGACCGGCTCGCGGCGCTCGCGCCGGAGGGCTTCACCCTGGCCACCGACGTCGCCGAGTGGCTGGTGCGCCAGGGCGTCCCGTTCCGGGTGGCCCACGAGGCGGCGGGCGGCTGCGTCCGTGCGGCGGAGGGTCGGGGGGTCGGCCTGGCCGACCTGACCGACGCCGAGCTCGCCGCCGTCCACCCCGCGCTCACCCCCGGGGTGCGGGACGTGCTCACCGTCGCGGGCTCGATAGCCTCGCGCAACGCCCGCGGGGGCACCGCGGGGGAGCGCGTCGCCGAGCAGCTCGACGATCTGCGCGCCGCCGCGGCCGCCGCCCGCGACGCTCTCTCGCTTGGAGGATCAGCATGA
- the argG gene encoding argininosuccinate synthase, whose amino-acid sequence MSKVLTSLPQGERIGIAFSGGLDTSVAVAWMRESGGIPCTYTADLGQYDELDVSGVPDRARQYGAEIARVVDIRPQLVQEGLAALACGAFHIRSGGRTYFNTTPLGRAVTGTLLVRAMHADDVNIWGDGSTFKGNDIERFYRYGLLANPELRIYKPWLDADFVQQLGGRDEMSRWLTARGLPYKDSAEKAYSTDANIWGATHEAKTLEHLDVSLETIEPIMGVRFWDPSVEIATEDVAVTFEAGYPVAINGERFADPVALVLAANRIGGRHGLGMSDQIENRIIEAKSRGIYEAPGMALLFAAYERLVNAIHNEDTVANYHNEGRKLGRLLYEGRWLDPQALMVRESVQRWIASLVTGTVTLRLRRGDDYSILDTQGSGFSYHPERLSMERVENAAFGPTDRIGQLTMRNLDIADSRAKLEAYAAQPHDQGTVLVEHGTLFGELPSGGFDRIAAADEKPDAEKFLDEAALEAGTD is encoded by the coding sequence TTGAGCAAGGTCCTGACCTCCCTCCCGCAGGGTGAGCGCATCGGCATCGCCTTCTCCGGGGGTCTCGACACCTCCGTGGCGGTCGCGTGGATGCGCGAGAGCGGCGGGATCCCCTGCACCTACACCGCCGACCTCGGCCAGTACGACGAGCTGGACGTCTCCGGGGTGCCCGACCGCGCCCGGCAGTACGGCGCCGAGATCGCCCGCGTGGTCGACATCCGGCCGCAGCTGGTGCAGGAGGGCCTGGCCGCGCTGGCCTGCGGCGCCTTCCACATCCGGTCCGGGGGCCGCACCTACTTCAACACCACGCCGCTGGGTCGTGCTGTCACCGGCACGCTGCTGGTCCGCGCGATGCACGCCGACGACGTCAACATCTGGGGCGACGGCTCCACCTTCAAGGGCAATGACATCGAGCGGTTCTACCGCTACGGCCTGCTGGCCAACCCCGAGCTGCGCATCTACAAGCCGTGGCTCGACGCCGACTTCGTCCAGCAGCTCGGCGGCCGCGACGAGATGAGCCGGTGGCTCACCGCCCGCGGGCTGCCCTACAAGGACTCCGCGGAGAAGGCGTACTCCACCGACGCCAACATCTGGGGCGCCACGCACGAGGCCAAGACCCTCGAGCACCTCGACGTGTCCCTGGAGACGATCGAGCCGATCATGGGCGTCCGGTTCTGGGACCCCTCGGTCGAGATCGCGACCGAGGACGTCGCGGTCACCTTCGAGGCCGGGTACCCGGTGGCGATCAACGGCGAGCGCTTCGCCGACCCGGTCGCCCTGGTGCTGGCGGCGAACCGGATCGGCGGCCGGCACGGGCTGGGGATGTCCGACCAGATCGAGAACCGGATCATCGAGGCGAAGTCGCGCGGGATCTACGAGGCCCCCGGCATGGCGCTGCTGTTCGCCGCCTACGAGCGGCTGGTCAACGCGATCCACAACGAGGACACGGTCGCGAACTACCACAACGAGGGCCGCAAGCTCGGCCGCCTGCTCTACGAGGGCCGCTGGCTCGACCCCCAGGCGCTGATGGTCCGCGAGTCCGTGCAGCGCTGGATCGCCTCGCTGGTCACCGGCACCGTCACGCTGCGCCTGCGCCGCGGCGACGACTACTCGATCCTCGACACGCAGGGCAGCGGGTTCTCCTACCACCCCGAGCGGCTGTCGATGGAGCGCGTGGAGAACGCCGCGTTCGGCCCGACCGACCGGATCGGCCAGCTCACGATGCGCAACCTCGACATCGCCGACTCCCGCGCCAAGCTGGAGGCCTACGCCGCGCAGCCGCACGACCAGGGCACCGTCCTCGTCGAGCACGGCACCCTGTTCGGCGAGCTGCCCTCGGGCGGGTTCGACCGGATCGCGGCGGCCGACGAGAAGCCCGACGCCGAGAAGTTCCTCGACGAGGCCGCGCTCGAGGCGGGCACCGACTGA
- the argF gene encoding ornithine carbamoyltransferase produces MPRHLLRDDDLSPAEQAEILDLADAMKADRYAHRPLAGPRPVAVVFDKSSTRTRISFEVGIAQLGGQPLIVDAQASQLGRGETIADTARVLSRYVDAIVWRTGDQSRIEEMAGTATVPVVNALTDQFHPCQVLADLQTIRERFGRLAGLTLTYLGDGANNMAHSLLLGGATAGMHVRICAPEGFRPDAEILRDAKARAAETGGGVDLVADPHAAVAGAEVLVTDTWVSMGQESDGLDRAAPFRPLQVDAELLARANPDAIVLHCLPAHRGDEITDEVLDGPQSAAWDEAENRLHAQKALLTWLLRA; encoded by the coding sequence ATGCCTAGGCACCTCCTGCGCGACGACGACCTGTCGCCCGCCGAGCAGGCCGAGATCCTCGACCTCGCCGACGCGATGAAGGCCGACCGGTACGCCCACCGGCCCCTGGCCGGGCCGCGGCCGGTGGCGGTGGTGTTCGACAAGTCGTCCACGCGCACGCGGATCTCCTTCGAGGTCGGGATCGCGCAGCTCGGGGGCCAGCCGCTGATCGTCGACGCGCAGGCCAGCCAGCTCGGGCGCGGCGAGACCATCGCCGACACCGCGCGCGTTCTGTCCCGCTACGTCGACGCGATCGTCTGGCGCACCGGCGACCAGTCCCGCATCGAGGAGATGGCCGGGACGGCCACGGTGCCGGTGGTCAACGCGCTCACCGACCAGTTCCACCCCTGCCAGGTCCTGGCCGACCTGCAGACGATCCGCGAGCGCTTCGGCCGCCTCGCCGGCCTCACGCTCACCTACCTCGGCGACGGCGCCAACAACATGGCGCACTCGCTGCTCCTCGGCGGGGCGACCGCCGGGATGCACGTCCGGATCTGCGCGCCGGAGGGCTTCCGGCCCGACGCCGAGATCCTGCGGGACGCCAAGGCCAGGGCGGCGGAGACCGGCGGCGGGGTCGACCTGGTCGCCGACCCGCACGCCGCCGTCGCGGGCGCCGAGGTGCTCGTCACCGACACCTGGGTCTCGATGGGCCAGGAGTCCGACGGGCTCGACCGCGCCGCCCCGTTCCGCCCGCTGCAGGTCGACGCCGAGCTGCTGGCCCGGGCGAACCCCGACGCGATCGTCCTGCACTGCCTGCCCGCGCACCGCGGCGACGAGATCACCGACGAGGTCCTCGACGGCCCGCAGAGCGCGGCGTGGGACGAGGCGGAGAACCGGCTGCACGCACAGAAGGCTCTGCTCACGTGGCTGCTCCGGGCATGA
- a CDS encoding arginine repressor, whose amino-acid sequence MTAASRVARQARIVELIAQRRVHSQSELLALLEADGIGTTQATLSRDLDELGAVKLRGADGGTPVYVIPDDGSPVRGIEGGTARLTRLLGDLLVSADASGNLAVLRTPPGGAHYLASALDRAALHDVVGTIAGDDTLLVVAREPLTGAELVALLRDLSMRSTS is encoded by the coding sequence ATGACCGCGGCGTCCCGGGTGGCCCGGCAGGCCCGGATCGTCGAGCTGATCGCCCAGCGGCGGGTCCACAGCCAGAGCGAGCTGCTGGCGCTGCTGGAGGCCGACGGGATCGGCACCACGCAGGCCACCCTGTCCCGCGACCTCGACGAGCTGGGCGCGGTCAAGCTCCGCGGCGCCGACGGCGGCACACCCGTCTACGTCATCCCCGACGACGGCAGCCCGGTGCGCGGGATCGAGGGCGGCACCGCCCGCCTGACGCGGTTGCTGGGGGACCTGCTCGTGTCCGCGGACGCGAGTGGGAACCTGGCGGTCCTGCGCACGCCGCCCGGCGGCGCGCACTACCTGGCCAGCGCGCTGGACCGCGCCGCACTGCACGACGTCGTCGGCACCATCGCCGGCGACGACACCCTCCTGGTGGTGGCCCGCGAGCCCCTGACCGGTGCCGAACTCGTCGCGCTGCTGCGCGATCTGTCGATGAGGAGCACTTCTTGA